Proteins from one Oscillatoria nigro-viridis PCC 7112 genomic window:
- a CDS encoding RNA-guided endonuclease InsQ/TnpB family protein encodes MLVFELKAYGKKQQFEAVDEAIRTVQFIRNKALRFWMENEKVNKYDLNKYSAILAKEFPFCDDLNSMARQSSSERAWSAISRFYDNCKKKVPGKKGFPQFQKDNRSVEYKTTGWRLADDRKSITFTDKKGIGKLKLKGTRDLHFYQRSQIKRVRLVRRADGYYVQFCTQVDRSEKIEITGNTIGLDVGLKEFYTDSNGVAVDNPRFLRKGERRLKKAQKRVSKRVKGSQNRKKARAILGKRHLKISRQRKDFAVKLARCVIQSNDCVVYEDLRIKNMVKNHSLAKSINDASWYMFRIWLEYFGKVFGRITIAVPANGTSQECSSCGTIVKKSLSTRTHACRCGCVLDRDWNAAKNILSRGLSTAGHVGTWILDPNACGELTATDVEVILHRQVDSANQESPRL; translated from the coding sequence ATGCTAGTTTTCGAGTTGAAAGCATACGGTAAAAAGCAGCAATTTGAAGCTGTAGACGAAGCAATTAGAACGGTGCAGTTCATCCGCAACAAAGCATTGCGCTTTTGGATGGAAAACGAAAAAGTCAACAAATACGACTTGAATAAATACAGCGCCATTCTAGCGAAGGAATTCCCGTTTTGCGACGACTTAAACAGCATGGCCAGACAATCGAGTTCAGAAAGAGCGTGGTCGGCGATTTCACGATTCTACGACAACTGCAAAAAGAAAGTCCCAGGAAAAAAAGGGTTTCCGCAATTCCAGAAAGACAACCGCTCGGTAGAGTACAAAACTACGGGCTGGCGTCTGGCAGACGACCGGAAATCAATCACTTTTACCGATAAAAAAGGAATCGGCAAACTTAAATTAAAAGGAACCCGCGACTTGCATTTCTACCAGCGCAGTCAAATCAAACGAGTACGCTTGGTAAGGCGAGCAGACGGATATTATGTCCAGTTTTGCACTCAAGTTGACCGTTCTGAAAAGATTGAAATCACGGGTAACACCATCGGGTTAGATGTAGGACTTAAAGAGTTTTACACTGACTCAAATGGCGTTGCAGTTGATAACCCGCGTTTCCTCCGCAAGGGAGAACGCAGGTTGAAGAAAGCCCAAAAACGAGTTTCAAAACGAGTCAAGGGTTCGCAAAACAGAAAAAAAGCTAGAGCGATTCTAGGGAAGCGCCACCTCAAAATCAGCAGACAGCGTAAAGATTTTGCCGTGAAGTTGGCAAGATGCGTCATCCAGTCTAACGACTGTGTAGTCTACGAAGATTTGAGGATTAAAAATATGGTGAAGAATCACTCTCTAGCAAAATCGATTAACGACGCTTCTTGGTATATGTTCCGAATTTGGCTGGAATATTTTGGCAAAGTATTCGGAAGAATTACGATTGCTGTGCCAGCTAACGGAACAAGTCAAGAATGCTCTAGTTGCGGAACAATTGTTAAGAAAAGTCTCTCAACGCGAACCCACGCTTGTCGGTGTGGATGCGTATTAGATCGTGACTGGAACGCAGCTAAAAATATCCTGAGTCGGGGATTGAGTACGGCGGGGCACGTCGGAACTTGGATCTTAGATCCGAACGCTTGTGGAGAATTGACCGCTACCGATGTTGAAGTAATTCTGCATCGGCAAGTCGATTCTGCGAATCAAGAATCTCCTCGGCTTTAG